The Huiozyma naganishii CBS 8797 chromosome 9, complete genome nucleotide sequence GCTGCTTGCACTGGACCCCTCAACTTTCTTTGAGAAAGATGCTACCAGTTCAATGACAATGATCAAGTAGTCCCTGCGGTTCGCCCGTTCGTCTCCCTCGAGACACTTTGCAAAGAAATCCTCCTCAACAATCTCAATTATTTGCCGTATTGAGGAAGCATCTTCAACTGCGTCAAACAGCTGGGAACACAGTTCGTTGTATTTGGATACCTCGATAACATCGAATATAAACTGCCGCAAAGCGGCTTGCAACCCAGAGATATTATCCCCATAAACATTCGTCATCACGCGGACCTGGTGGGCAGTAATGGCTTGGAAAACCCACAGGTTTGTGAACTCCAACAGGTAAAACATGTCGCTCGGACTAGActcactttcaaaaagCTCATCATCGGTGTCGTCCCCGTCCTCACTCTTTAGACCATAAAATAGTAAGTCATGCACAAAGTCGGCCATCGGTTTCCCGTTTCTCTCAGCCATCGTTTGAATGGCACGCGTGGAAAGCTTGGAAAAATTGGTATTGGGTCCAAATTGGGCCAAGATCCGCAAAAACAAGTGGTACCGTTGTGGTAAGTGCTCTTGGCACGTTTTCAAGATCGTCTCAAAATTTCCCTTGATGTAATCGTACTTGTGCGTTTGAAAGTAGATCTCATGGCACATCAGCAAATCCCCCAGGTCAATCAACTCAAGCACTTTCTCAATACCTTGTATTCTCCTTACCTGATCAAGTGTGAGCAGTTTCTCGGAAATCAACCTGATCAATCCCTTATTATCGCAATCGTTCCgtttcaagaaaatcgACATGAACTTGTAGTAGTCCCTAAAATTGGAATTCATCAATAACAATAATTTACAGCGAGCTTGCCTTCTCTCAACATATGTATGCTGTTTCGTTAACGACAAAAGCACTCTGATGTTCGTATGGAATAACTCAGTGAAATTCATGGTGGTCTCCTTAGGATTATCTATCGTATGACTTACCGACTGGTATAAAGAGTTGACAAGCTCATGATTTTTCTCCAGCTTTTCACGCTtcatcttctcctcttcatACACGTTTGACAACTCAATCCTCAGATCACTATCCAAAGTCAAAGCCATAGGAAATGTTTTCATGAAAAACTTCCAAAAGGGCATAAACGAGGTGACGTGGTACGCAACAGGGTCTTTATCCTTCAATACATTGATGTACACGTAGATGAAAGTTTTCACAAAAAGGATATGATCGTTGATAAATTGAGAAAAAACCATTTTGTAACGTAACAAAATATTCATCAACATCTCCATTGTGTTGATGTCGTCCAACAACTGATGATATATGACGAATTCGACCCACTTATAGAAAAGGTGGAACACTTCCAACCTCACACAAAATATTTCGTAATTTCTCAGCAGTTGCTCACCATCTATGCAATCCAAGGTACTCTTTGAGCACAGGCGATTTAGATACCATTCCCCGAGTATGATCTTGCAACTCAATGGAAGCTTGGTCAACTCACTCAAATCACCCCCTGGTAGCACATTGTTTTTATGCGTCGTGACGATGTTATTGAGTTGGTCAAAGTTGTAGTTCTCATAGAAACTGGGATCGTATTCCATAATATTTCGCAAAATCATGTTGTACTGACTTCGCATTAGTGGGGATATCTTGAGGTTGATCAGTAACTTTACGTGGAAGAACTTGTCATTAGAATCATGTAGATACATGATTCCAGAGCTGATTAGTTTCCTGATATACGTGGGCACTTTTATCATTCCATATGtgttcaaaatatttaGCAAATGGAATAATTCCGTAACGTTAATCGTTCTCGCCATGTTCTGCTTGGAAAGTTTGGCAATCTGGAAAACAAGTGACCATATGGTATCCTCGATTTCAAACTCAGGGAACCCGTCTAATGAGCTGATTTGCAATAATAAAAGTTTGGCAACCAGTTGATTTGACTCGTAGTGAGATAGACGACTAGGATGCACCGACCAAAGCAGTAATTGAAAGATTTGGGATAGTTTTAAAGGGTTTTGATCAATGTATTGGACCCAATCAAATTCCGCACTGTTCTCGTCGAGCAGTTTCGTGAACTTGTTATCGACAAAAAGTATAGAGATTACTTTTACTTCAGGATCCATTGTGGAGGTTGTAAACACCTGCGAGATTTCTGATTTGTTGGTGGAAGGTGACGTGCTCTTTTTGATTTCATCTGTGGTCAGCAGAGAGTTATTTTTCAGTGTATCGTTCCTGTAGCTAATCAactccaatttcttctttacGTCACTTTTGGAATCCTTCAAATGACTCGTTATCTCGTATAGACACGGTTTGTACAGTTCCCAGCTTGTAGACGGGAACAAAAATATCTCCAGGGACTGTTCTTGGAAGAGCCTACAAACGAGTTTCCCGATTATCGATTGTAGGGAGTCcttgattttgttgtttttcctTATATCGTTAATGATATACTTCTCATCGTTTATCATTGATTTGCTATTGGAGATGACATAGTATTTATTAAGAAGTATGTCTGTGATTTTGGACACCAGGAACGTGTCTATAGCCGTGTTTTCTTGACGTGGGTCTGCAACTTGTAACGagatttttgaaccaaCGATATCGTCCCAAAAGATCATCAGGATGTGTAAACTCAGGGGTAGGAACTCGAAGTTCTCAATCTTGGAAACGAACTTGATGAGCCAGTGGTAGAATACCTCTTTGTCTAGCAGCCCAAGAGTGTAACAGTTCCCcaaaagtttcaagaaatatgcaacttctcttttccagattttcagtttgtttGGATCGTTATAGTACTGAACCATCTCAAAgatcagtttctccaaaatgTACACGTAGGTATCCGTCC carries:
- the SRB8 gene encoding Srb8p (similar to Saccharomyces cerevisiae SRB8 (YCR081W); ancestral locus Anc_6.356), translating into MAPSKYVLQPPEDLHPYIPHFSDPDRTQESDDAKVSPTAVYPDFEPWEHKPEEDRILLNFVSKGYYVSSRVNFESISARSSLHESLPKLSDQLALQFGKVLHIRDKEVNRISGSQSTSTDLKPNANKSKHSALSTNPLAGPDFTLPTRVTLTDNRKEMWLQELSSPYTSLSKMLQYIPHGLKRRQVLEQCYTKQIPLKRAIWLIKCCYSIEAQALKSKHTQAINHEGDSTTNEVKTLYKDWTDTYVYILEKLIFEMVQYYNDPNKLKIWKREVAYFLKLLGNCYTLGLLDKEVFYHWLIKFVSKIENFEFLPLSLHILMIFWDDIVGSKISLQVADPRQENTAIDTFLVSKITDILLNKYYVISNSKSMINDEKYIINDIRKNNKIKDSLQSIIGKLVCRLFQEQSLEIFLFPSTSWELYKPCLYEITSHLKDSKSDVKKKLELISYRNDTLKNNSLLTTDEIKKSTSPSTNKSEISQVFTTSTMDPEVKVISILFVDNKFTKLLDENSAEFDWVQYIDQNPLKLSQIFQLLLWSVHPSRLSHYESNQLVAKLLLLQISSLDGFPEFEIEDTIWSLVFQIAKLSKQNMARTINVTELFHLLNILNTYGMIKVPTYIRKLISSGIMYLHDSNDKFFHVKLLINLKISPLMRSQYNMILRNIMEYDPSFYENYNFDQLNNIVTTHKNNVLPGGDLSELTKLPLSCKIILGEWYLNRLCSKSTLDCIDGEQLLRNYEIFCVRLEVFHLFYKWVEFVIYHQLLDDINTMEMLMNILLRYKMVFSQFINDHILFVKTFIYVYINVLKDKDPVAYHVTSFMPFWKFFMKTFPMALTLDSDLRIELSNVYEEEKMKREKLEKNHELVNSLYQSVSHTIDNPKETTMNFTELFHTNIRVLLSLTKQHTYVERRQARCKLLLLMNSNFRDYYKFMSIFLKRNDCDNKGLIRLISEKLLTLDQVRRIQGIEKVLELIDLGDLLMCHEIYFQTHKYDYIKGNFETILKTCQEHLPQRYHLFLRILAQFGPNTNFSKLSTRAIQTMAERNGKPMADFVHDLLFYGLKSEDGDDTDDELFESESSPSDMFYLLEFTNLWVFQAITAHQVRVMTNVYGDNISGLQAALRQFIFDVIEVSKYNELCSQLFDAVEDASSIRQIIEIVEEDFFAKCLEGDERANRRDYLIIVIELVASFSKKVEGSSASSTDIPCRSLPALQAVIYGYDVLSEVELSGLELQMTVVIKVFTMHMNAIFQDIVEGLQDPMRRQSTESFLVSVSHLFERISFNLRLKLMVYELLTSLKSYCIYASTTPHERAALGPGSSSERHTFEIPNIILNVPPFQVSSFNMNKNSSETDPVSTEGNTAATSRSPLSLGITKVRSGGTRATNTTRGRWFLYNTKSAQYDCPLAVEPYHNIANDQVKQERAVNNTCFSLSLFAATFERGNPPR